A section of the Fusarium falciforme chromosome 8, complete sequence genome encodes:
- a CDS encoding TRNA dimethylallyltransferase has protein sequence MATSKPPAEPLVVVLGSTGTGKSELAVELATRLNGEIINADAMQLYNGLPIITNKITTEEQCGVPHHLLGHISLDEQPWDVDDFRREANRVIGEIRGRGRLPILVGGSQYYVDPILFEEVILEDIELDTSTSFPILQESGEVMLHELRKVDPEMADRWHPNDRRKIQRSLEIYLRTGKRASEYYAEQQARKSVAQQDGSRRPWENLLFWVYSEREVLRARLDARVDKMQNGGLMQEVRELYDFKQKKEAEGRILDMTKGIWQSIGYKQFEPYLSAVDEGREASELEKLKNAALEEMKTATRRYAVYQTRWIRLKQIPRLREVGPEAMGSLYLLDSTDVSKYGQNVVEPAVRLAKQFLRGEERPSPTEISPLANEVLTQVGNPPPKATPCKRMCEVCHTVLMTEEAWKQHLKSATHRRVVRKKARMSLVPVEQKPEDGESAKVDEEDSGPEIGSMFSE, from the exons ATGGCCACTTCAAAACCTCCAGCTGAACCCCTCGTGGTCGTGCTGGGATCTACGGGCACGGGCAAGTCTGAG CTAGCAGTCGAGCTTGCGACTCGGCTGAATGGTGAAATCATCAACGCCGATGCCATGCAACTTTACAATGGACTCCCAATCATCACTAACAAAATCACAACCGAGGAACAGTGTGGAGTTCCTCACCATCTACTGGGCCATATCTCACTGGATGAGCAGCCATGGGACGTGGACGACTTCAGGCGAGAGGCTAACCGCGTGATAGGGGAGATTCGTGGTCGAGGACGTCTGCCTATTCTTGTGGGCGGCTCTCAGTATTACGTTGACCCCATCCTCTTTGAAGAGGTCATCCTGGAGGACATTGAGCTGGACACGTCCACGTCATTTCCAATCCTGCAAGAGTCAGGCGAAGTCATGCTTCATGAGCTGCGCAAGGTTGACCCCGAGATGGCTGATCGTTGGCATCCCAATGATCGCCGCAAGATCCAGCGATCTCTGGAGATTTATCTGAGAACCGGCAAGCGGGCCTCTGAATATTATGCGGAGCAACAGGCTCGCAAATCGGTGGCGCAGCAAGACGGTAGCAGGCGGCCCTGGGAGAATCTTCTCTTTTGGGTTTACTCGGAGCGGGAAGTCCTGCGCGCGCGTCTGGATGCACGAGTTGACAAGATGCAAAATGGTGGGCTCATGCAGGAAGTCCGAGAACTCTATGATTTCAAGCAGAAaaaggaggctgagggcCGAATACTCGACATGACAAAGGGCATTTGGCAGTCAATCGGATACAAGCAGTTTGAGCCGTACTTGTCTGCCGTGGACGAGGGTCGAGAGGCTTcagagcttgagaagctgaAGAATGCCGCActtgaggagatgaagacggCCACAAGACGGTATGCCGTCTACCAGACTCGCTGGATTAGACTCAAGCAGATACCTCGGCTGCGAGAGGTTGGACCCGAGGCGATGGGTAGCCTTTATCTCCTCGATAGCACCGATGTTTCTAAATACGGCCAAAACGTTGTCGAACCTGCTGTGCGATTGGCAAAGCAGTTTCTCCGTGGCGAGGAGCGCCCATCACCAACTGAGATCTCACCCTTGGCTAACGAGGTTCTCACGCAGGTGGGTAATCCACCTCCAAAGGCAACGCCGTGCAAACGCATGTGCGAGGTATGCCACACCGTCTTGATGACCGAGGAGGCTTGGAAGCAACACTTGAAGAGTGCTACTCATCGTCGGGTGGTACGCAAGAAGGCGAGGATGTCGCTTGTGCCAGTGGAGCAAAAGCCTGAAGATGGCGAATCGGCAAaagttgatgaagaggattcTGGTCCAGAGATAGGATCCATGTTTTCAGAATAG
- a CDS encoding Homoaconitase, mitochondrial, with translation MTPIRRAVALSTVSRLSSLSRQRLVVRSQSLSAAVSQFHAYSTSRPLRQQAFHSQLENAPNAADLLSSLDAASATAPSTPQTLTEKIVQRYSVGLAPGKKVKSGDYVTLQPAQCMTHDNSWPVALKMMSIGATQIKNPSQIVMTLDHDTQNKTEANLRKYKNIQEFAEKHGTAFYPAGRGIGHQIMIEEGYAWPESLAVASDSHSNIYGGIGCLGTPVVRTDAAAIWSTERTWWQIPPIAKVTFTGLLPPGVTGKDVIVALCGLFNKDEVLNHAIEFAGSEQTMHSIPIDDRLTISNMSTEWGCLTGLFPVDDVLVSWLRAKATTAAMLSPNSNESRFTHKRIDDLVENRLTADQGATYAKELYLNLSTLSPFVAGPNSVKVATPIRDLEPQSISVDKAYLVSCTNSRASDLAAAARVFREAAQEGKPARVAPGVKFYVAAASILEQKIAEEAGDWDVLREAGAEFLPSGCGPCIGLGTGLLEEGEVGISASNRNFKGRMGSPLAKAYLASPEIVAASAIQGKIAGPGWYQKPEGVEKVIIGEGSGDHVADKALSIEDALDKIIAEAESMIAVAEKDGSGAEAETAAPASEAEGEETLTDIIPGFPEKIEGEIVFCDADNINTDGIYPGKYTYQDGITREQMSEVCMENYDPEFRNTARAGDILVAGFNFGCGSSREQAATAILAKEIPLVVSGSFGNIFSRNSINNALLGVEVPRLVERLRETYKDDAEKPLTRRTGWKLLWDLRRSKVVVTEKSGETWSQKVGEMPPNVQEIIARGGLEKWVKAEIEK, from the exons ATGACACCAATT CGAAGAGCCGTCGCTCTCTCGACCGTGTCTAGGCTCTCGAGCCTCTCGAGACAGCGCCTCGTCGTCCGGTCTCAGTCTCTCTCTGCTGCCGTCTCTCAATTCCACGCCTACTCGACGTCTCGTCCTCTCCGACAACAGGCATTCCACTCGCAGCTTGAGAATGCGCCCAACGCCGCCGACCTCCTCAGTTCCCTCGATGCCGCCTCAGCAACAGCTCCCTCGACTCCCCAAACCCTCACCGAGAAGATTGTACAGCGGTACTCGGTTGGCCTTGCCCCTGGCAAGAAGGTCAAGTCTGGGGATTATGTGACTTTGCAGCCTGCGCAGTGCATGA CACATGACAATAGCTGGCCTGTCGCTTTAAAGATGATGTCTATCGGCGCCACCCAGATCAAGAACCCGTCACAAATCGTTATG ACCCTTGATCACGACACCCAGAACAAAACTGAGGCCAACCTGCGCAAATATAAAAACATACAAGAGTTCGCTGAGAAGCATGGCACAGCATT CTACCCAGCAGGGCGGGGCATTGGCCACCAAATCATGATCGAGGAAGGATATGCTTGGCCAGAAAGCCTTGCTGTGGCATCTGATAGTCACTCGAACATTTATGGTGGAATTGGGTGCCTTGG AACCCCTGTCGTTAGGACAGACGCCGCCGCCATCTGGTCAACGGAACGTACCTGGTGGCAGATTCCCCCGATCGCCAAGGTCACGTTCACCGGGCTCTTGCCCCCTGGAGTTACGGGAAAGGATGTCATCGTTGCCCTCTGCGGTCTCTTCAACAAGGACGAGGTGCTGAACCATGCCATCGAGTTTGCCGGATCAGAACAAACAATGCACAGCATCCCCATCGACGACCGTCTCACAATCTCTAACATGAGCACAGAATGGGGATGCCTCACAG GGCTGTTCCCTGTTGACGATGTCCTCGTCTCGTGGCTGCGTGCCAAGGCCACCACTGCTGCCATGCTCAGCCCAAACTCTAACGAGAGCAGGTTCACTCACAAGCGTATAGATGACCTGGTCGAAAACAGGCTCACTGCTGACCAGGGTGCCACCTACGCGAAGGAGCTCTACCTGAACCTTTCAACCCTCTCTCCCTTTGTTGCTGGTCCCAACTCGGTCAAGGTTGCCACTCCTATCCGAGATCTCGAACCTCAAAGCATCTCCGTTGATAAGGCTTA TCTTGTGTCATGTACCAACTCCCGGGCCTCCGATTTGGCTGCCGCCGCTCGCGTCTTCCGGGAGGCCGCCCAGGAGGGCAAACCGGCCAGGGTTGCGCCCGGTGTCAAGTTTTACGTCGCTGCGGCATCCATCTTGGAGCAGAAGATCGCAGAGGAGGCCGGCGATTGGGACGTTCTTCGCGAGGCCGGTGCTGAGTTCTTGCCTAGCGGCTGTGGCCCGTGTATCGGACTCGGGACAggtcttcttgaagaaggcgaggTTGGCATAAGCGCGTCCAACCGGAACTTCAAGGGACGTATGGGCTCGCCGCTTGCAAAGGCATATCTCGCCAGCCCAGAGATCGTTGCTGCCAGTGCCATTCAGGGCAAGATTGCTGGACCCGGCTGGTACCAGAAGCCCGAGGGCGTCGAGAAGGTTATCATTGGAGAGGGCAGCGGAGATCATGTGGCAGACAAGGCCCTCTCCATTGAAGATGCTCTCGACAAGATCATTGCAGAGGCCGAGAGCATGATTGCTGTTGCTGAAAAGGACGGCTCCGGAGCAGAGGCCGAGACCGCTGCTCCTGCTTCTGAGGCTGAGGGGGAGGAGACACTCACGGACATCATCCCTGGCTTTCCTGAGAAGATCGAGGGTGAGATTGTCTTTTGCGACGccgacaacatcaacaccgaCGGCATCTATCCCG GAAAATACACTTATCAAGATGGCATAACGAGGGAGCAGATGAGCGAGGTGTGCATGGAGAACTACGACCCCGAGTTCCGCAACACAGCTCGCGCAGGTGACATCCTCGTCGCCGGCTTCAACTTTGGCTGTGGCTCGTCCCGAGAGCAGGCTGCCACCGCCAtcctggccaaggagatcCCATTGGTTGTCTCGGGAAGCTTTGGCAACATCTTTAGCCGGAACAGTATCAACAACGCCCTCCTAGGTGTCGAGGTGCCGCGCCTCGTGGAGCGCCTCCGCGAGACCTACAAGGACGACGCCGAGAAGCCCCTCACGCGCCGCACCGGGTGGAAGCTCCTCTGGGATCTCCGCCGCAGCAAGGTCGTCGTCACCGAGAAGAGCGGCGAGACATGGAGCCAGAAGGTTGGCGAGATGCCGCCCAACGTCCAAGAGATCATTGCTCGTGGTGGCCTCGAGAAGTgggtcaaggccgagattgAAAAGTAG